GAGATTCTTTATACTTTCCAATTGATTCAACCGAAGATGAATGTGTAGCAGATTTTTCATTCACGGAAGATGAATTTGATGAAATGACTTATGAATTTACGGATAAATCAACAGCATCTACAAATGCTTCAATTATTTCATGGTCATGGGATTTTGGTGATGGTGGTACCTCGTCATCACAGAATCCTACATATTCTTATACAGAAGAGGGAAGCTATGATGTAACACTTACTATAACAGACAATTTCAACTGTACTAAAACAAGTGATGAAAAAAAAGTAAAAATTAAAACAACTGAATGTTGTAAACGAAGGGGGAAGGCACCACCATATAGAAAAGATTATACTGGAGGTGAAAAAGAATGGTACTTATGGACAAAAGGATGGAAAAATTTTTTTGTATTATTTACTGGTATCGGTGCTAGCACAAAAAATTTTCATAGACAAAATAATAAATTCAAAAAGAATAAAGCTGATGAAATATATGCTTCTTATGGTGGTAAAATTTATTATGAGGATTGTGAGACTGAAGCACCTGTCAGTAAGCCCTCACGAAAATATAATAAAAAATGTGTATCAGTGGATATAACTCTTTGGATAGATGGTTCAAAGATAAAAAGTAATTCTTTGGGATGTTCGCATGATATCAAAGATGAAGGCTATGAGCTTGATGAACCATATTTAAGAATAATAACTCCAAATTGTAATTAATTAACATACCGCACAAAAGTAATTGCTTTTGTGCGGTTAATTTATAAAATTATGAAACTATTTATAACAACACTAATAATATTTTGTTTTACTACATCAGATATAAAAGCACAAGAACTAAGAAGGATTAATTTCAGTATTAATGTAAATAATGTATTTACTTACCCTCATGTTGAGAATTATTATGGTACTAATGTTGGGAAAATAGAAGCACGTATCGGAACAGGAAGACAACTTGAATTTAGAACTAATGTGAGAATTGCTGATAATTATACTGCTTTTACAGGTATTTCACTTTTAGGTTATAGAACAAAAACAGTTTTTTATTATTTCAAATATTATTATCCTTCTACTAAACCAACTTTATTCCACTATCCTCCTGATATTGTTCGGCACATGTTAACAGAAATACCCTTAGGTCTTTCAAGGTCATGGCATTTGACTGAACAATTTTCGCTTTCTGCAGAACTTGGAATGAAATTGTCAGTTATTGAAGCATTGGATGTTCCTATGGGTTTTGAGAAAATTTCACTTTTAGAATCAGGTGATAGTTCTCATTTTTGTTTATTACAAGATTATTACTCTAATGAGCCATATACTTATTTTGACAAGAAAAAAACTCTTTTTTATAAGTATTTTAGTGAAATTAATATTTATAAAAAATTAAAAAATCAAAATCTTTTGGGACTTGGATTAAATTATACAGGTGCATTTTACAGAAAAACTAAACCTCAGGTGGAGGGTTATAGTTATTTTTATTATTACGACAAATTAAGTGGTAAAGGATATATGCGTAATTCAGGTTCATATCTTGGAATAAAGATTTCTTATGTTTTTGGTCGTGCTAAAAGTAGCCACGCTCCATTATTTGATAAAGTACAAAAAACTGATGAACTTAGAAGGATTAATTTCAGTTTAAATCTTAATAATGCATTTACCTACCCTCATGTTGAAAATTATTATGGTACTAATGTTGGAAAAGTTGAGCCACGCCTTGGAATAGGATGGCAACTTGAATTTAGAACTAACTTAAGAATTGCTGATAATTATAATGCTTTTATGGGGTTTTCGCTTTTAAGATATAAAACAATAACCAAACATTATTATTATTACCATCCTTCTATAGTTAATTTTAATATTTTTCCATTTAAAACGAAATCTTTATTAACAGAAATTCCCTTTGGTATTTCAAAATCATGGGATTTATCTGAAAAGTATTCATTGTCAGCAGAACTTGGAATAAAATTGTCAGTTATTGAACATATGATTAGTGATTTTTCTGTAGGTAAACCAATAATAGCAAATGTAGGTGATACGAATCATCATCTTTTGTATTTCCAAAATCTATACACTAACAACGATTCTTTATTTAATAAGAAAAAACCACTTTATTTTAAATATTTTGGTGAAATTAATATTTATAAAGAATTAAAGAATCAAAATCTATTAGGATTTGGTTTGAATTACACAGCTGCATTTTTTAGAAAAACTAAACCTCAGGCGGAGGGTTATAGTTATTTTTATTATTACGATAAATTACGCGGTGAAGGATATATACGAAATTCAGGTTCATATCTTGGAATAAAGATTTCTTATATTTTTAGACTTGCTAAAAAGAAAAAATAAAGCCTTATGGTTTTTCCTGTTTTCCGCACTTTTTTGCAACACCCACATTAATAAATAATAATCAATACTATTTTAGTAATTTTGTAATCTGTGGATCTGTCTTTGACAGACGCAGTCTTTACTTTTAGCATGTCTTCGACAGACGAAGCCTGTGGCAAATTTGATTACCCACAGTATTTGACATAAAACCAAAAAAAACCTCATAAAAATATGAGGCTTTCTTAAAATATTTGAAGCTTTTTTAAAAAGCAATATTATTTTTTATCTGAATCTTCTTTTTTGTCTTCACTTTCAGCTTTCTTTTCCTTTGGTTCTTCTTTTGCCTTTGGCTCTTCTTTCTTTACTTCATCCTTCTTTTCTTCTTTCTCAACTTTCACTTCTTTTTTTGCTTCAGGCTTATCTTCTTTCTTTTCTTCCTTTTTTGCTTCTGGCTTTTCCTCTTTTTTTGCTTCGGTCTTTTCTTCTTTCACTTCAGCTTTTTCCTCTACATTAGCTTTTGCCTCTTCAGTAGTTTCTTTTGCTACTTTATCAGTAGTTAATTGTTCTGAAGTGGATTTACGTCCTCGCCTTGTTCTCTTTCTTCCTGTTGATTTTTTCTCATCTTTAACATAAATATCGTTAAAGTCAACTAGTTCAATGATACAAGTTTCAGCATTATCTCCTAATCTTTTACCAAGTCTTATAATTCTTGTATAGCCACCAGGTCTATCAGCAATTTTTTCAGCTACTACATCAAACAATTCTTTTATAGGATGTTTGTCTTTCAATAATTTAAAAACATTTCTCCTAGATTCAGTAGTATCTGTTTTTGATTTTGTGATGATGGGTTCAACGTATTTTCTTAAAGCTTTTGCTTTAGCAACAGTCGTTGTAATTCTTTTATGCAGAATTAAAGATGTTGCCATATTAGCCAACATTGCTTTTCTATGGGCTGATTTTCTGCCCAGATGATTAAATTTCTTTCCGTGTCTCATTTCTTTACTCTTCTTCGTCTAAATTATAAAGAGAAACATCCATTCCGAATGTTAAACCTTTTTCTCTAACTAGTTCTTCAATTTCAATAAGTGATTTTTTTCCAAAATTTCTAAATTTCAGTAAATCACCAACGTCATAATTTACTAATTCGCCTAAAGTTCCAATTCCTGCAGCAGCTAAACAATTGTATGCTCTAACAGAAAGGTCAAGATCAGTAAGTGTTGTTTTGAGTAATTTTCTCATTTGTAAAAATTTCTCATCAACTTTTCTTTTTTCTTTCTTGATATCTTCATCAAGAGTAATCTTTTCTTCAGAAAATAATGCAAAATGTTGCATTAATACTTTTGCTGCTTCCTTTAGTGAATCTTCAGGATGAATTGAACCATCTGTATGAATCTCTATCTTTAATTTTTCGTAATCAGTATCTTGCCCTACTCTGTAATTTTCAACAGAATAATTTACTAATTTTATTGGAGAAAATATTGAATCAAGTGTAATTACGCCAATTGGTGCATCTAAAGGTTTGTTCTCATCAATGGAAACGTATCCTCTACCTCTTCTTACATCAATTTCCATGTCTAATTTTACTGACTTTTCCATTGAACAAATAACATGTTCAGGGTTAAGCACTTCAAAACTATTAGAAGCTTTTCCAATATCTGTAGCTGTAAAAGTTTCTTGTCCTTTTATTGAAACAAATATTTTTTCTTCGCTTTCATCAGTGAGTGGTTTAAATCTAACTTCCTTTAAATTTAAAACTATGCTTACTACATCTTCCACCACGCCTTTAATTGTGGCAAATTCCTGTTCAATACCTTCAATTTTGATATTAGTAACAGCAAAACCTTCTAATGATGAGAGCAGTACTCGTCTAATCGCATTCCCGATTGTAACT
This region of Bacteroidota bacterium genomic DNA includes:
- a CDS encoding DNA-directed RNA polymerase subunit alpha, giving the protein MTLIPFQKPERVVMQKASDFKGNFEFFPLEKGYGVTIGNAIRRVLLSSLEGFAVTNIKIEGIEQEFATIKGVVEDVVSIVLNLKEVRFKPLTDESEEKIFVSIKGQETFTATDIGKASNSFEVLNPEHVICSMEKSVKLDMEIDVRRGRGYVSIDENKPLDAPIGVITLDSIFSPIKLVNYSVENYRVGQDTDYEKLKIEIHTDGSIHPEDSLKEAAKVLMQHFALFSEEKITLDEDIKKEKRKVDEKFLQMRKLLKTTLTDLDLSVRAYNCLAAAGIGTLGELVNYDVGDLLKFRNFGKKSLIEIEELVREKGLTFGMDVSLYNLDEEE
- the rplQ gene encoding 50S ribosomal protein L17; amino-acid sequence: MRHGKKFNHLGRKSAHRKAMLANMATSLILHKRITTTVAKAKALRKYVEPIITKSKTDTTESRRNVFKLLKDKHPIKELFDVVAEKIADRPGGYTRIIRLGKRLGDNAETCIIELVDFNDIYVKDEKKSTGRKRTRRGRKSTSEQLTTDKVAKETTEEAKANVEEKAEVKEEKTEAKKEEKPEAKKEEKKEDKPEAKKEVKVEKEEKKDEVKKEEPKAKEEPKEKKAESEDKKEDSDKK
- a CDS encoding PKD domain-containing protein, which gives rise to DSLYFPIDSTEDECVADFSFTEDEFDEMTYEFTDKSTASTNASIISWSWDFGDGGTSSSQNPTYSYTEEGSYDVTLTITDNFNCTKTSDEKKVKIKTTECCKRRGKAPPYRKDYTGGEKEWYLWTKGWKNFFVLFTGIGASTKNFHRQNNKFKKNKADEIYASYGGKIYYEDCETEAPVSKPSRKYNKKCVSVDITLWIDGSKIKSNSLGCSHDIKDEGYELDEPYLRIITPNCN